The segment CGGCATTCCCTCGGCGCGGCGCGGGCCCCGCGGAGGACGCGTCTGTGCGGGCCCCCCCACCCGGGAGCGCCCTCGCGGGCTCTCCCCGCAGCGGCACGCCCCGGCGTGTCGTCCCTACTCAAGGACCCCCGTCCTCTTGCTGTCGAGACTTAATCCCTCTGCTCCTCGGTCTCCAAAAGACTTGTTTCTCGGCCTTTCTCCCTGATAGTCCCGGTAAATGGGGTGAAAATAGGGACCCTAAAGCTGACCCGAGACTGACCCGAGAGAGCAAAAGGACGCCCAGCGCTGGCCCGTGACATGCCTGGAATTTGTCTTTGGGACTCTTGCTACATTTcaataaacttttcatttctattgagTTGTGGTCTCAAAGGGCTACTTTTTAATGCTCCACGTAGGAGTAGTCCTGTGGTCTCACCAGTTGCAGGAAGTTGGAAGAAGTAGCCACAGTAAGGATCTGGGAGGCGGGTGAGGTGGGAAGGCCCTGCTGGAAGCGCATCCGTGAGTGCTGCGGACCTTTGGCGGTGTAGGCCGTGATGGGCACAGGCAGTGATGGGTTCAGTGGGGTGGTGTGGATGTTGGTTGGGTGGTCTGCAGTCCTTCCcgggtgagagaggagagagagggctcAGGCCCAGtcctgaagggagggagggggcgcagCTGGCTGTGAGGGGGGAGACAGGATTGTCATAGCAAACAGTGCTGAGCAGGGCAGCAGCTCCTCACACCTCCCAGGCCAGAGGACGTCTGTGTCTTAGCAGGCGAAGCGCGCGGGTCTGTGATTCTTGCTGGCTGCCCCCGCCAGCAAGGATGCATCCACTGTGCCCTGTAGGTCTGCCCATGGCACAGGGGGAGATGGACATTTTGGGGAGGTTGTTATCAAAGGATGGACTTGTTCACCGGAAGGAACCACAGTGGCCCTGATCTTTCCCCAGAGGAAGGATGAGAACATACTGGAAACACTGAGAGAGACACATTGGGTGAGACCTGCGGGGCTTGTGTGAAGTCGCTTTCCTTTGTATGATCTTACTAACTGTAACCAAAGGTGTCTCTGTAAACTTAAACACAGAGTTTATTACTTAAAAGTTACAAAGCTGATTCAGCAAGAATGCCCTGCTCTCAGCGGGGCCATGAGACAATTCTCATGTTCTTGTTTCCAGCATGAATTAGTGATTTGTTCATAGAGCATTCTAGACTAATGAGTACTTAGGAAGCCCCTGCTCTGGTCTGGCCCTTTTACTGTGTCCGctgagtgtgtgcatgcacgtgagGGTGGGTGTGAGTGTTGTGTGCACACTCACTTGGGAGAGTGCACATGGGAGCaagtgtgagtgagtgtgtgtgtccagAGACATCCTAGAAGTCTGAGTGTGTCTGTGGGGGCTAGTTGGTTGTTGGGAGACTgacagcccctcccagctctgggaggAGCCTGCTGCCCGTCCAGGCTTAGTTTTCTGGAAGCTGTTTGGGGACTGCTGTTtaagggggctttgaggagaccCACCCCAGGTGGAGTTTGAGGAGCCTTGTTCCAGAAGGGGCTTGTAGGCTCCCCAGCCCTGGAAGATTTTGAGGAATTCCTGCTCCCCGCAGCACCTTCATCCCTTTCCTTGGCTGTTTTAGAAGGAACAAGGGGTTTGTGAAGCTGGTTAGGTCAGAGAAGTGGCTCTTTGGTTGCCCAGTGCCTGCGACTTCCTGGCTTTGTTCAGTGGCTTCTTCCTTAGTGTTTTCCCCAGGAAGGCCAGGTTGCTCCTGCAAGAGCCACTTTTAATTTGGAGCCATAGCAAGTGACTCAGGTCACTTGGTGGAAGCTCGGAAGAGCTGGTGTGTCCAGCATGTCAGGGGCGGGGCTGAGAGCTGTGCAGCCCCCCAGACACCACATTGCTTGCTGGCCAGCTCACATGTTGGTTGTCTCTACAACACTTGTTTCAGCTGCAGCTCCCTGGTGTGTCCCAGGCGGGAGGCCCTGCTTACGAGTGGCCTGGGCGCGTGCTGTAatggttttcttccttccctcctgcttTCCAGCCCCTGAAGCACCATGCGTGTGAGACAGCACTGTGCACCCAGCAGAGAGGAGCCCACAGCTCAGACAGGAAGACCTCAGCTGACCTGAAACCAGCTCCCCACGTCCCTCTGCTCTCTGGTCTGTGTCTGAGGGGAGAAGCTGTCACTGTCCCTGCAGAGAAGGCCAGAGGTTCCAATAGTGTGGGGGAGTCCAGGGGTAGTGTGACACTGGTCGCCTCCCCTGCAGAGAGGACCAGGAGCTGCCACGTTACTAGAAGCCTGGAAGACGAGGGACAGCTGAGGCAAGAGGTTGCTGGAACTAGAGAGGGGAACAGAGGAGGAACTGTGGCTCCTGGTGGCCCAGGATATCAGCAGAACGAATCGaagaagagtggagagagaaaCTGAGCGGGGAGAAGGactgagaggaaaggaggagaggcagcAAGGCCACCAGGATCTGCCCGGGTGCGTTTCCCCCGGCCACCGGGACAAGCCACCCTGCACATGGCCTCCAAGCAGGCTGCCGGGAGGAGCCCCGGGGAGAAGCGCAAGAGGGTGGTGCTGACCCTGAAGGAGAAGATCGACATCTGCACGCGCCTGGAGAAGGGGGAGAGCAGGAAGGCGCTGATGCAGGAGTACAACGTGGGCATGTCCACTCTGTATGACATCAAGGCCCACAAGGCCCAGCTGCTCCGCTTCTTCGCCAACTCCGACTCCAACAAGGCCCTGGAGCACCGGCGCACCCTGCACACGCCCAAGCTGGAGCACCTCGACCGCGTCCTGTACGAGTGGTTCCTGGTGAAGCGCGCTGAGGGCGTGCCCGTCTCCGGTCCCATGCTCATTGAGAAGGCCAAGGACTTCTACGAGCAAATGCAGTTAACCGAGCCCTGCGTGTTTTCTGGCGGGTGGCTTTGGCGTTTTAAGGCCAGACACGGCATTAAAAAGCTGGACGCGTCCAGCGAAAAGCAGATGGCTGACCACCAAGCGGCTGAGCAGTTCTGTGGGTTTTTCCGGAGCTTAACTGCTGAGCACGGCCTGTCCCCTGAGCAGGTCTACAACGCAGACGAGACCGGCCTTTTCTGGCGGTGCTTGCCAAACCCCACCTTGGAAGGCGGGGCTGCACCCAGCACCAAGCAGAACAAGGACAGGCTGACTGTCCTTATGTGTGCCAATGCCACGGGCTCCCATAAGATCAAGCCCCTGGTGATCGGGAAGGGCAGCGGCCCCAGGGCTTTCCGAGGCATCCAGCACCTGCCTGTGGCGTACAAGGCCCAGGGGAACGCATGGGTGGACAGGGAGATTTTTTCCGATTGGTTCCGTCACATCTTTGTGCCCTCGGTGAAAGAGCACTTCAGGACCCTGGGCTTGCCCGAAGACAGCAAAGCCATCCTCCTGCTGGACAGCTCCCGGGCCCACCCGCAGGAGTCCGAGTTGGTTTCCGATAACATCTTCACCATCTTCCTGCCCGCCGGCGTGACCTCCTTGATCCAACCCATGGACCAGGGCATTCGGAGGGATTTCATGAGGCATTTCATCAATCCCCCACTCACGCTTCAGGGCTTCCAGCCCCGTTACAACGTGAATGACGCCATTGTCAACGTGGCCTGTGCCTGGAACGCCGTGCCCAGCGACGTATTTGGCCGCGCCTGGGGGAAGCTGTGGCCTGCAGGGACACTGGCCGAAGGCTCGTCTTCTGAGGAAGAGCCCGAGCGCCTCAGAACTAAGCCTCATGCCCAGACCTTTGCCCACGTCCTGGAGCCAGGCAGCAGGCTTCCCCGGGGTGCAGCCGCCGCTCGGGGCGGGTCTGCA is part of the Equus quagga isolate Etosha38 chromosome 16, UCLA_HA_Equagga_1.0, whole genome shotgun sequence genome and harbors:
- the JRK gene encoding jerky protein homolog, which codes for MASKQAAGRSPGEKRKRVVLTLKEKIDICTRLEKGESRKALMQEYNVGMSTLYDIKAHKAQLLRFFANSDSNKALEHRRTLHTPKLEHLDRVLYEWFLVKRAEGVPVSGPMLIEKAKDFYEQMQLTEPCVFSGGWLWRFKARHGIKKLDASSEKQMADHQAAEQFCGFFRSLTAEHGLSPEQVYNADETGLFWRCLPNPTLEGGAAPSTKQNKDRLTVLMCANATGSHKIKPLVIGKGSGPRAFRGIQHLPVAYKAQGNAWVDREIFSDWFRHIFVPSVKEHFRTLGLPEDSKAILLLDSSRAHPQESELVSDNIFTIFLPAGVTSLIQPMDQGIRRDFMRHFINPPLTLQGFQPRYNVNDAIVNVACAWNAVPSDVFGRAWGKLWPAGTLAEGSSSEEEPERLRTKPHAQTFAHVLEPGSRLPRGAAAARGGSAQVAGEGRPAVAGPALAVGSPEQAEEEGEEAAWEQAAVSFDALVRFAERQPCFTAQEAGQLRALRSVFVRQRQEKRRPPAPGAMVKLEVPQDMACSSTAGKN